A window of the Deltaproteobacteria bacterium genome harbors these coding sequences:
- the tolB gene encoding Tol-Pal system beta propeller repeat protein TolB codes for MPRCVSRAYSKSLHLLLLLTFVLFWQASPVAGRIYIDINSPLQKKIPIAIPAFRHEGGDSAGLPLAERLADTLGRALAFSGLFEVLSKAMFLEDPQVMGTTLGEIKFAEWSFLGADLLVRGTYRIRGNLLEMSGSLFDVVHQKLLLTKAYEGDIGAARQMALRFGDDMMSYLTGEPGIFTSKIAFVGDATGHKEIYFADFDGSHIVRLTHDNNIDLQPAWSADGKRISYVSYKSDQQELYVVDLMTGIAKKISRRSGLNMAPAWHPRENKIAVTLTIDGNPEIYLLDDTGRILKQLTKNWAIDVSPSWCPDGSKVAYVSNRGGKPQIYILDLQSGLTRRLTFDGAYNTSPAWSPRGDWIAYAGSRDGRFDLYLIRPDGTDLRQLTGGSGNNESPSWSPDGRLILFQSDRQGKATLWVMLANGSDQRRINLTIGGSHTEPAWSPRLTLTGP; via the coding sequence ATGCCCCGCTGTGTTTCCAGAGCATATTCCAAGTCACTGCACCTGTTGTTGCTGCTCACATTTGTGCTTTTCTGGCAGGCGTCTCCAGTGGCTGGCAGGATTTATATCGACATCAACTCACCTCTGCAGAAAAAGATTCCCATAGCCATTCCCGCCTTTCGCCATGAGGGTGGAGACAGTGCTGGCCTGCCACTGGCAGAGAGGCTGGCCGACACTCTCGGCCGTGCTCTGGCATTCAGCGGTCTTTTCGAAGTGCTCAGCAAGGCAATGTTCCTGGAGGATCCTCAGGTGATGGGAACCACGCTTGGCGAGATCAAGTTTGCCGAATGGAGTTTTCTCGGCGCTGATTTGCTAGTGCGCGGCACCTATCGTATCAGAGGAAATCTGTTGGAAATGAGCGGTTCGCTCTTTGACGTGGTTCATCAGAAGCTGTTGTTGACCAAGGCATACGAGGGTGACATTGGCGCTGCCAGACAAATGGCTCTGCGGTTTGGTGACGACATGATGAGTTATCTCACCGGAGAGCCAGGTATATTTACCAGCAAGATTGCCTTTGTGGGTGACGCGACGGGACATAAAGAGATCTACTTTGCGGATTTCGATGGCAGTCACATTGTACGGCTCACGCATGACAACAACATAGACTTGCAGCCAGCGTGGTCTGCAGATGGCAAGCGCATCAGCTACGTAAGCTACAAGAGCGATCAGCAGGAGCTCTATGTGGTAGACCTCATGACAGGGATTGCCAAGAAAATTAGCAGACGCAGTGGTCTGAACATGGCTCCGGCCTGGCATCCCAGGGAGAACAAGATAGCTGTCACCTTGACTATCGACGGCAACCCCGAGATTTATCTTCTGGACGATACTGGCAGAATTTTGAAACAACTGACCAAGAACTGGGCCATAGACGTGTCGCCATCATGGTGTCCCGATGGCAGCAAAGTGGCTTATGTTTCCAACAGAGGCGGGAAGCCGCAGATATACATCCTGGACCTTCAGAGCGGGCTTACCAGAAGGCTCACTTTCGACGGAGCCTACAATACCTCGCCAGCCTGGTCTCCTCGGGGAGACTGGATTGCCTATGCTGGCTCTCGTGACGGTCGCTTTGATCTGTACCTCATCAGACCGGACGGCACTGATTTGCGTCAGCTCACAGGAGGCAGCGGCAACAATGAAAGCCCGAGCTGGTCGCCGGATGGCAGGTTGATTCTCTTTCAATCCGATCGCCAGGGAAAAGCCACTCTCTGGGTGATGCTGGCCAACGGCAGTGATCAGCGGCGAATCAATTTAACTATTGGGGGGAGTCATACGGAGCCAGCCTGGTCTCCACGATTGACCTTGACCGGTCCTTAA
- a CDS encoding TonB family protein, translating into MIADAVARSQLRLRTDRRQWVYMIGLSLLIHSAVIIGGTAWPDLFPSRRSFGPVYSVELVSLPEMEVRAPRRTTAVQRASRAASKQRALPLPRFRAKQQKPVLQKMKTQPPLQKLPERKVVESRVKKLPQKPPAPTARPRENAARSPGVQAGKKKVSLVNIGGMKGEDLSQALGLYRALVYDKVESNWVLPERLVAGKDHLEAVVVVRVKRDGTVTQIRFEKKSGDPYFDDSVLKAVLKSKPFPPFPDIYSPREEEIVLRFSPENGS; encoded by the coding sequence ATGATTGCAGACGCAGTTGCCAGGTCACAGCTTCGCTTGCGCACAGACAGGCGGCAGTGGGTCTATATGATCGGCCTGTCACTGTTGATACACAGCGCAGTGATTATCGGCGGGACAGCATGGCCGGACTTGTTTCCCTCCAGAAGGAGTTTTGGCCCTGTCTATTCCGTAGAACTGGTGAGTCTGCCGGAGATGGAGGTGCGGGCGCCAAGAAGAACCACCGCTGTTCAGCGGGCGAGCAGAGCGGCTTCGAAACAGAGAGCTTTGCCTTTGCCTCGTTTTCGGGCGAAACAGCAGAAGCCAGTTTTGCAAAAGATGAAAACGCAACCACCTCTGCAGAAGTTGCCGGAGAGGAAGGTTGTGGAGAGCAGGGTGAAAAAGCTGCCGCAGAAGCCACCAGCCCCCACTGCTAGGCCTAGAGAGAATGCCGCCAGATCCCCCGGTGTGCAAGCTGGCAAGAAGAAGGTTTCCCTTGTCAATATAGGCGGCATGAAGGGAGAAGACCTGAGTCAGGCCCTGGGTCTATACCGGGCGCTTGTCTATGACAAAGTTGAGAGCAATTGGGTGCTGCCGGAGCGGTTGGTGGCAGGCAAAGACCATCTGGAGGCTGTAGTAGTTGTGAGAGTGAAGCGCGATGGTACTGTCACGCAGATCAGATTCGAAAAGAAATCGGGTGATCCTTACTTTGACGACTCGGTGCTGAAAGCAGTACTGAAATCAAAGCCTTTTCCACCATTTCCAGACATCTATAGTCCGAGAGAAGAAGAGATTGTCTTGCGATTTTCACCTGAGAATGGGAGCTGA
- the tolR gene encoding protein TolR, with product MDVGSGGNRKLLADINVTPLVDVMLVLLIIFMVTAPMMMQGVDVNLPKTTTGPIHTEEERLVITVKANHEIYLNEYKISLDSLERKLKSIFQNRKEKAVFLRADRSVPYGDVVQVMAAVRRSGIQRIGMVTEPLPEKS from the coding sequence ATGGATGTGGGAAGTGGCGGCAACAGGAAACTCCTTGCAGATATCAATGTGACGCCCCTGGTGGACGTCATGTTGGTGTTGCTCATTATTTTCATGGTCACAGCGCCTATGATGATGCAAGGCGTGGATGTGAATTTACCGAAAACCACCACGGGACCTATACACACGGAAGAAGAGCGTCTGGTGATCACCGTGAAGGCCAATCACGAGATTTACCTCAATGAATACAAGATTTCTCTAGATTCTCTGGAACGCAAGCTAAAGAGTATCTTTCAGAACAGGAAAGAGAAGGCGGTTTTCCTGCGGGCAGACCGTAGTGTGCCATATGGGGATGTGGTGCAGGTAATGGCTGCGGTTCGCCGCAGCGGTATCCAGCGCATAGGCATGGTTACCGAGCCGCTGCCAGAAAAATCATGA
- the tolQ gene encoding protein TolQ: METILFVSPPPVWAAALGGQGSVLEMVLGADVVVKCVLIILSVLSIACWAVILVKQRVFGRANKESSRFLTVFWESKSLAAVFREAKKMRDSHLAEVFRVGYLELGRLTRFSEAERAVRSQDVEMPMSWIDNMERALRSAAAGEVQRLEKGLSLLATTGNAAPFIGLFGTVWGIMMSFQGIGLKGSATLAVVAPGISEALIATAVGLAAAIPAVIAYNHFANKLRGMETEMMNFANDFINLVKRDLLRRASQKEVQELARASGTQR; the protein is encoded by the coding sequence ATGGAAACCATTCTCTTTGTCTCTCCACCTCCTGTATGGGCAGCTGCCCTGGGCGGCCAAGGGAGCGTCCTCGAGATGGTGCTCGGGGCTGACGTGGTGGTAAAGTGCGTCCTCATCATTTTGTCCGTGCTCTCCATTGCCTGCTGGGCTGTTATTCTGGTAAAGCAACGGGTGTTTGGTCGGGCCAACAAAGAAAGCTCCAGATTCTTGACTGTCTTCTGGGAGAGCAAGAGTCTGGCTGCGGTGTTTCGAGAAGCCAAGAAAATGCGAGACAGCCATCTGGCCGAAGTATTTCGGGTGGGATATCTGGAGCTCGGACGCTTGACTAGATTTAGTGAAGCGGAAAGGGCGGTGCGGAGCCAGGATGTGGAGATGCCCATGTCCTGGATAGACAATATGGAGAGGGCTCTGCGCAGCGCTGCAGCAGGTGAAGTTCAGAGATTGGAAAAAGGCCTTTCCCTGCTGGCAACTACCGGCAATGCAGCGCCCTTCATTGGCCTGTTCGGCACGGTCTGGGGCATAATGATGTCCTTTCAGGGCATCGGGCTGAAAGGATCAGCCACCCTGGCCGTGGTTGCCCCGGGAATCTCAGAGGCACTCATAGCCACGGCTGTAGGGTTGGCTGCTGCCATACCTGCAGTAATCGCTTACAATCATTTTGCCAACAAGCTGCGCGGCATGGAAACTGAGATGATGAATTTTGCCAATGATTTCATTAACCTGGTGAAGAGGGATTTACTGCGCCGCGCCAGCCAGAAAGAGGTCCAGGAGTTGGCGCGAGCCAGCGGCACTCAGAGGTAA
- a CDS encoding DnaJ domain-containing protein, with protein sequence MQSWSKAASAGLGYLVAGPLGAVAGYLLGRKVTTRTSRERDQLLLAGLLGCVTVLSKVAGTTTEERLYIVHFLGRLLCLEAAEENNLEDLFQHLYSLELDLETMCRSISRHTNKSMRRHLLEILFLVCRLQGDISRAQLTVLRRIATIVKLDEHVWQTLCTRYHSGTPSLDDAVCYALLELETGAPLPAVKKAYRRLAKQHHPDRLARQEPTCRKRASGRMAMINHAYQTILQQNTG encoded by the coding sequence ATGCAAAGCTGGTCGAAGGCAGCCAGTGCGGGTCTGGGATACCTGGTGGCAGGCCCCCTCGGAGCCGTTGCAGGTTACTTGCTCGGTCGTAAAGTTACCACCAGAACCTCTCGCGAAAGAGACCAACTGCTGCTTGCCGGCCTCCTTGGCTGCGTGACCGTCCTCAGCAAGGTTGCCGGCACCACCACGGAAGAGAGGCTCTATATTGTCCATTTCCTGGGCCGGCTTCTCTGTCTCGAGGCGGCAGAGGAAAACAATCTGGAGGATCTTTTCCAGCACCTTTACTCTCTGGAGCTCGATCTGGAGACGATGTGCCGGAGTATCAGCCGTCATACCAATAAATCTATGCGGCGGCATTTGCTGGAGATTCTTTTTCTCGTCTGCAGACTGCAGGGTGATATCAGCCGTGCTCAGCTGACCGTTCTTCGCCGCATAGCCACAATCGTCAAGCTGGACGAGCATGTCTGGCAAACGCTCTGCACACGTTATCATTCAGGAACTCCCTCCCTTGATGACGCCGTGTGCTATGCCTTGCTTGAGCTCGAAACAGGGGCACCCTTGCCAGCGGTAAAAAAGGCCTACCGTCGTCTCGCCAAACAGCATCATCCTGACCGGCTGGCTCGGCAGGAGCCAACCTGCCGCAAGAGAGCCAGTGGCCGGATGGCCATGATCAATCACGCCTACCAAACAATTCTCCAGCAGAACACAGGATAA
- the ndk gene encoding nucleoside-diphosphate kinase: protein MERTLSIIKPDGVERGLIGEVIGRFERRGLKVVAMKMLRLTKEQAEGFYQVHRQRPFFDSLTDFMSSGPVVVMVLEGEEAIKANRELMGATDYREAAEGTIRRDYATDIEKNIVHGSDSTETAAFEIGYFFSDLEICC, encoded by the coding sequence ATGGAGCGGACACTATCCATTATCAAGCCTGACGGGGTGGAACGGGGACTTATAGGTGAAGTGATTGGCAGATTCGAGCGTAGAGGTCTCAAGGTAGTGGCTATGAAGATGTTACGCTTGACCAAAGAACAGGCGGAAGGCTTTTACCAAGTGCACCGGCAAAGACCGTTTTTTGACAGTCTTACTGATTTTATGAGTTCAGGACCAGTTGTAGTGATGGTTCTCGAGGGTGAAGAGGCCATCAAGGCCAATCGTGAGTTAATGGGTGCCACAGACTATCGAGAGGCGGCAGAAGGAACCATTCGGCGGGACTATGCTACTGATATAGAGAAGAATATTGTTCACGGTTCAGACAGTACAGAAACAGCTGCCTTTGAGATCGGCTACTTTTTTAGCGACCTGGAGATCTGTTGCTGA